A genomic segment from Spinacia oleracea cultivar Varoflay chromosome 3, BTI_SOV_V1, whole genome shotgun sequence encodes:
- the LOC110776267 gene encoding protein transport protein SEC13 homolog B, which yields MPAQKIETGHSDVVHDVQMDYYGKRVATASSDATIKIIGVGSSSAAQPLATLTGHQGPVWQVAWAHPKFGSILASCSYDGRVIIWKEGNQNEWAQAHVFHEHKASVNSISWAPYEIGLCLACGSSDGSISVFTVRSDGGWETNKIDQAHPVGVTSVSWAPATAPGALVGSGLLEPVHKLVSGGCDSTVKVWKLYNGTWKMDCFPALQMHSDWVRDVAWAPNLGLPKSTIASASQDGTVVIWTVGKEGEQWEGKVLKDFKTPVWRVSWSLTGNLLAVADGDNNVTLWKEAVDGEWQQVSTVEP from the coding sequence ATGCCTGCACAAAAGATTGAAACCGGTCATAGTGATGTGGTTCATGATGTTCAAATGGATTATTATGGAAAACGTGTTGCCACTGCATCGTCTGATGCCACGATTAAGATAATTGGTGTGGGCAGTAGTTCAGCTGCACAGCCTCTTGCTACATTGACTGGCCATCAAGGCCCTGTTTGGCAGGTTGCATGGGCACACCCGAAATTTGGGTCTATTCTTGCTTCGTGTTCCTATGATGGTAGGGTGATTATATGGAAGGAGGGAAATCAGAATGAGTGGGCACAAGCTCATGTGTTCCATGAACACAAAGCCTCGGTTAATTCCATCTCTTGGGCACCTTATGAAATAGGGCTGTGTTTGGCTTGTGGATCGTCTGATGGGAGCATCTCGGTCTTCACTGTTCGTTCTGATGGTGGTTGGGAAACCAACAAGATTGATCAAGCTCATCCTGTTGGGGTGACATCTGTTTCGTGGGCTCCAGCAACAGCTCCAGGAGCTCTTGTTGGATCAGGATTGCTAGAACCTGTTCATAAACTGGTTTCTGGGGGTTGTGATAGTACCGTGAAAGTGTGGAAGCTTTACAATGGGACATGGAAGATGGACTGCTTCCCTGCTCTTCAGATGCACTCAGATTGGGTGAGAGATGTGGCTTGGGCTCCTAATCTAGGGCTTCCTAAGTCCACAATTGCTAGCGCTTCACAGGATGGAACTGTAGTTATATGGACAGTGGGCAAAGAAGGTGAGCAATGGGAGGGCAAAGTTTTGAAGGACTTCAAGACTCCTGTTTGGAGAGTATCTTGGTCTTTGACAGGGAACTTGTTGGCCGTTGCAGATGGTGACAACAATGTTACGTTGTGGAAAGAGGCGGTTGATGGAGAGTGGCAGCAGGTTTCAACAGTGGAACCATAG